The bacterium genome has a segment encoding these proteins:
- the hydE gene encoding [FeFe] hydrogenase H-cluster radical SAM maturase HydE, whose amino-acid sequence MGISSSIAKIKDSESADTGAIEELLSLKDPSQIQELFKAAYEVKRTRAGAVVYFRGLIEFSNVCSRNCFYCGIRRDHSMRRYTMSGEEILACARFALDNRYGSVVLQSGERCDPEFVEMVDRLTRDIKKLSDGKLGITLSCGEQTKETYRRWFESGAHRYLLRIETSDRALFETLHPATQDFDRRIECLKMLRRAGYQVGTGVMIGLPGQSAAHLSRDILFFKDMDIDMIGMGPYVVHGETPLGREAVNTEEEKKRRLSLALKMIAVTRLALKDVNIAAATALQSLDPRGRELGLLAGANIVMPNLTPQEYRGDYLLYEDKPCVGEDADMCRGCLEKRIHSIGETVGWDQWGDSKHFFKRTGTGK is encoded by the coding sequence ATGGGCATCTCATCGTCCATAGCAAAAATCAAGGACTCGGAGTCCGCGGATACAGGCGCGATCGAAGAACTCTTATCCCTCAAGGACCCCTCTCAGATACAGGAACTCTTCAAAGCCGCATATGAGGTGAAGAGAACGCGCGCAGGCGCGGTCGTGTATTTCAGGGGGCTCATCGAGTTCTCCAACGTCTGTTCCAGGAACTGCTTCTATTGCGGCATCCGCCGCGACCACTCGATGAGGCGCTACACCATGTCCGGCGAGGAGATCCTGGCCTGCGCCAGATTCGCCCTCGACAATCGCTACGGCTCAGTGGTGCTGCAGTCGGGCGAGCGATGCGACCCTGAATTCGTGGAGATGGTGGACCGGCTGACGAGGGATATAAAGAAACTCTCGGATGGAAAGCTCGGCATCACCCTCTCCTGCGGCGAGCAGACAAAGGAGACATACAGGCGCTGGTTCGAATCAGGGGCGCACCGGTATCTATTGCGCATTGAGACATCCGACAGGGCGCTCTTCGAGACGCTTCACCCTGCGACCCAGGACTTCGATCGCAGGATCGAATGCCTGAAGATGCTCCGGCGCGCCGGCTACCAAGTGGGGACCGGGGTGATGATAGGACTGCCCGGGCAGAGCGCTGCCCACCTCAGCCGCGACATACTCTTCTTCAAGGACATGGACATCGACATGATCGGAATGGGGCCGTACGTGGTCCACGGCGAGACCCCTCTCGGAAGAGAGGCGGTGAACACCGAGGAGGAGAAAAAACGGCGACTCTCGCTCGCCCTCAAGATGATCGCAGTCACGAGGCTTGCGCTCAAGGACGTCAACATCGCGGCAGCCACAGCGCTCCAGTCGCTCGATCCCAGGGGCCGCGAGCTGGGGCTCTTGGCCGGCGCCAACATCGTGATGCCGAACCTCACGCCGCAGGAGTACCGTGGGGACTACCTGCTCTACGAAGACAAACCCTGCGTTGGCGAGGACGCGGACATGTGCAGGGGTTGCCTCGAAAAGCGCATCCATTCCATCGGCGAAACAGTCGGCTGGGATCAGTGGGGTGATTCAAAACATTTCTTCAAACGCACTGGGACGGGGAAATAG